The Alnus glutinosa chromosome 3, dhAlnGlut1.1, whole genome shotgun sequence nucleotide sequence TATAAGTataaattttatcaattatgCATACCCACAACTAGATTTTTGACAATCAGTATCCAATTAGCTGgtcataattaataaaaataatctaaCTTCTAACAAATAACATGATAAAACCTTCTCACTAAGCATcaacattaattatttaattaattgagaGGTAGATAGAGTTGAAatgtaatttaaatttatatatgttacatgggtcaattgtAGGTTAAATAGATTGATCTGTTTATTAATCGTGTCTAGTCAAGTTGACCCGGTTTGACTTAAATCTTATTACACTAAATTCTAACATGCTAATTTTGTGTCGGATTCGCAGGTTGCGTCAGAAATTGACTACCCTAAATTGTAGTTTGGATATTCGACACTTACTTGCCTAAGACATTTCTAAATTTTTCTAGCTTTtctagtttttgtttgtttaagatGCCATAGACATTGGTTATTAGTTGAGAATAAGATCCTTTAAAATCGAGATGAATCAtattaaattttacatatttaatggtAAATATGTTGTTACGTTATTTAAAGTATTTAAATGACATGGCAAGATATATACctattaaatataacaaaacaaaatttggacTTATATCAATTTCACTTTACTCATAtccgccttttttttttttttttttttttttttaagttggcATTAAAGATATGCTTCTGACTTGCACTGGTATTTACTGTAGCTTTCTGAAACTGAAATCAGAattattgtcaaaaaaaaaaaagaaaaaaaagaaaaaaaaaagggggagatgAAGAGATCGAGAGGAAGGGAAGGAAATGTCTTTGTCTGCTGCAGGAGATCTTGCAGCTCTCAATTATGGTATTCAACTCTATAACAGCCGACACCGTCTCATCGCTTTACACCTCATGAGGCCATGAATGCATGAAGTCGTGGGGTGCTTTCATGGAGGTGGCCGGGTTCTGATTTATGACTCTTAATTTGATCATGTGATTAGTCACCACACCGTTGAGCAGGGACAATGATCTTCTACAAATGAATACCgtcaggatttaaagtttaACATTTAACAGGTATGCATGACATtatataatttgaatttattaaaaaatgtgttaATATTGACCGCATATATACTGTTAGATGTACTAACTTAAAACCATGACCATATTAGTCCACATCTAAAATATAGAGATAGTTCATTTAGAGTGATTTCAATTCACAAAATTacgttccttttttttttttttttttttttttttttttcatgtacaAAAACAAACGGACGAAAACTTCAGTTGTAGGACTTCATACAATCCAACTTCTAAAAATGTAATGTGTTTCTTAGCACATGTCTGTTTAATAGCATTTGCTTCTAACGTGCTTTTTTAGTAAcataattaataagaaaatatgtatttttcacGTAGTTAAAATGAACATCACTTTTTAGAGGCGTCTTTACTTCCCGAAATTTTTATCCAAcacaaaagtgaagaaaaagaaaaaaaaaatgtagtgaCAATGAGGACTTCTTTACCAGGGTGCAGGAAGCTTCCTCTTTTTGTTTGGATAATCGATCTCTCTAATGAATGGAGAATTTCTTCCATTAATATCAGACGCTTTTGGTTTGCCCACCTCCTTATTTAATTagtcaatataaaaaaattaatgcaagcACTAACTTTTGCACTCACCAATTAATTCAACAGAAAGTATTTCAATTTTCCTGTTTTTATCTATTGGATCTTCTGCTGATCAAGAAAGACTTCATTTTAACTTCTTCTTTCAAATCACTTAACAGGAAAGGTTTCACGTTTTTGTTCAACTTATAATCGGTATAATTGTCATCCAGTTTTCTTGGCTTATATTCCAACAATTTATAGGGCCGAGTCATCTGacaatttccttttatttttgatttacTTGCACGAAACTTGGGTTGTCCCTAAATTATTTTATGTGAAacattattttagaaaaaaatggttatttttcgTTGTTTGTTTGCAATCTAGAATTGCGAGGAAGAGAAAAATACGACCACGAGGAGATGCGAAGGATTGGAGGAAGATAGTGTGTATAGAAGGCTTTTGGGGGTTTGATTGAGATCCAGTGTAATTACCTGTTTATATTGCTTATAATTTAAGCATGCAATTGTATAGTTTACGTCTAAACAAACGAGAGAccttaaaagaaaacatgtaaaCATTCAATAAAGCTTTTTAGATGGtgttttttattcttaatttttgtttaaaatgagtgtagttttgagttgtttattaatgtttttgttatgaaaatataaaacaatattagacagtaaaaaaaatgttataaaacaAAGTCTTTGTTTTctgtcttttatatatatcaaccacattgttttgtgtttttgctaTCAaagacattaacaaacaatcaaaATCAGAAAGCACTccttaaatacataaaaatattttcagttttatatcaaataaagacacttaaaaaaataaaaaaataaaagccatTAACAAACACAATAGTGCAGTAGTGCTTCCACCACTAGTTCCTTTTTTAAAATCAGAAACTGTACGACGTTTGTGTCGTCCGATTGAAATATTGGTCAATGGTACAATCATCCCACCCTTTAATCATAAGCACAAAAGATTTTTGTGCCATGTGTTTGTCCTTGTCTAATTTACCATAACACGTTGGCAATGAAGGTGCTTTTCCTAATGCGAGAAATCGTGCGTCTGAGCTCCCATCTTttcttccaaataaaaattaatttgtttaattatttaattatttatcccGTTATATAAGTCTTACAAATAGTTTCTCATAATCACcaatttaaattcttttaaatttagataaataaatataaaaaatcttGATTTAAGTTTAGCGGAAGAGACTGGAGGACTATATAAAGTTTTACCATAAATTATATATCAATATCCGAGATAAATGcaaattttgttagttttggggGGATGCATTTGTTTTTGGTTAGgaaaagtattttgatgtgttcaaaaactgaaaattgtttttatgaatactttgtatttgaattatttgttaatgtttctgtttttttgagaagataagagaaaacaaaaaaatttaataaacgTAGCCAAGTTTATAAACAAAATGGGaataaaatcttatttatttcatggttcaaattaaatttcacaaatttaataaccATCGTATATATTAtcatgtcatttaaattttttaatgacaaTAAATTTCCATGTATAATCATCCTTTTACCACATTATTGGGCATTTGGCACTATTAATTGAAGAATAATTATAAATACTTAGCTTCCGTCCCACTCTATGGGTTGATGTGACGGTGcctattaatttttaattttcttttttcgttttttaataaaagactGATGGAGACTACGATATCCAAATAGTAGGATAAAAGTACGATGTACGTGTATTACAATTTTGGGTAAAATACACCGTCTACATTTAAATTGCAATGTCTTCCTAgactttaaaaagttgcaattaaCCCCCTCAAATTATATAGTCACCTTGTGTTAGGATTTTGCCATTAATTCCaatgaaaaatgaatagaaTGTTGATTATACCACTATTATTTatgtgaaaaatacaattatgtaCTTAGATTAAAAAGGAAATTTCCTTGTTCATGCACCACGGCCAAGCTAAGGAGACCCACGGGGCTAAGTGAAAGGATTTGGTGATTTGAGAGGAAAGGGTTTGGTAACTGGAGGGGGTGAATGcaacttttttaaagtttgagagaAATATTACAATTGGGTATAATTTGAGGGGGTAAATGTAGTTTTacaatttaaaaagtttaaaccGATTATATTCGGGCCTGGATTAAAGTCGGTAAGGCCCAATTTAAGCTGTAGCGCCCCTGCAAAATAGCAGAATTGCCCTCTCAACTTGGCCGTATTTTCAATGCGCGCCTTTTCCTCTCGGAATTCCGAAACCATGGGTTCTGCAAACCCGGTTCGGATCCTCGCCCGTATTCTCTGGCTTCTCTTCCTCGTGATTCCGGCTCGGGCCTCCGCTGCCCCCGTCACTGAACGCTCTTTGGGTAGTTTCTCTTCCACTACGCTTTGAATTTGGCTGTGCCTCTCGGATATTCCAAAATCTAGGGTTTAGAGTTTGTAAAGCATTCAGTAGTAGAAATTGGATATGGTTTTGTTTGGCTTCGGAGATAATTAGAAGAGATTAAGTAGAAATAGGACGTGAAAGTTTCTTACTTTCTGACTGGATGTAAAATACTTGATTGTAGTTTCTTTGTGAAAAATATGAAAGCAAAATACGACTTTTCTGTTTTCCttatcccattttttttttttttttttttttttttttttttttttttaaactgagTGTTGGTTAGCAACACATATTTATCGCCTTTAGTGGGTAAAAATGTTCTTgatgttttttcttatttacGTGCAAATGCTTGTTTTCTAATCTAGGGTAGCGAGAGATTAGCATGCAAAGAAAACTCATTTAGTTCTTGTTTCATTATTTCATGGCATTTCATTAAGTCTTCAATGTTGGATCATATATGATGCAAGGTATACCAGCTTGGATGTTATGTTCTCTGTTCATTGTACTGTGGCATTTGGATTTTATGCCTGCTGTTTGAATTCTCAGAAGGAATGAGGAATGGAATGGGAATTTCTTTATTAGGCTCAAGAAGGGAGATTGTTATAGAGTATTCtcctttcattttctctctttttgttttgttgttgttttggcaATTAACGTGAACCTTTGTGGGAGTGAGACTAATATTAGGAGCATCTGGAGGTGGAGATGGGTTTTGTGCATTTGAATATTTGGATAGATAGTGATACTCtgcttttatctttttggtttCACAGTTGTTGCTCAATCTAATAGGCTGCAGCTATCAAGCGGTCTGCCAGTGAAAAATTCTCCAGGTTCGAAGCCCGGCACTTCAGTGGTCTGTGAAAGAGTTCATATCCGTGGATTGTCAAGgcttaaaaatttgaaaaaatttgccCACTCAGTGAAGGTGAATGTATCACAAAAAGATCCAAGCATTCGTATACCGAATCCTGAGATTTGTTTCCATAGGTGAGTCATCCTACCATGTGGTTTTCACACCAGACATGTCATATCTGAGTCTGATTTGACTTTATGGGACAAATAGTTTACTGTTTTATAATTCAATACTCTCAAATCTCGATGTTACAAATTCTCAGAACTTAGCTGTTGCTTTGGAGAAGTTGGCTTACATGCGgcaattttgtgttttttcaagATAAAGCGTTCTGCTATACAGTCTATATCTGTTATTGAAAATTGTGGGAAGTATGTGTGCGGAAGTGTGTTCTTGGCTGAAATAAAATAACAGTCTCAAATATCAGCGTTTTTGCATTTGGTTAGATAaacttaatattattgattgaTATCTTGAATTAAGGAGCACATGCAGAACAAAGTTATTTTTATGAGGTGCCCATTCATCTTAATTATTGACTAAGGAATAAGTAAAGGTTTTCTTCTATGCATTCTTAAATGGTTGGAAATAAGAGTAGACGTGGCCAATAATGATTGAAGCATATGGTACCAATCTAAAagtatttgtttattaaataagaGTAGTATGTTTCCTTTGCAGGAATATGTCTCTAAGGATAGGGATGTGCCCTCAAGGTCAGTGGGAGAAAGTTGCCAAGGGTTCTTGGGTTCGGTCCATGTCACCTTTTGACAACAGGATCTTAGACATAAGGACTGCTGGTTCATCCTTAGAAAACTTTATGGTGTCCATTGAAGAAGGtactttttttagtttatattttgaagGATTTCCCTCCTACCATAATTTTTACGCTAGTAACCTGTTCAATGACCGTTattttgttttgcagaatttttCTTATATCGCATAATATGTTTAGTCCTGGGCATAGTTTTGATGAGCCTCGCGTCCTCTCTAAGCAAGTCATTAGTGTTTTATTATGGAAGTGCAATCTCAATTGGAGTCATCCTTGTAATATTGATGATCCTTTTTCaggtaatataatttttatttcctttactatTAATAATTGGATtccatttacaatttttaagcTGTAAATATAATctggattttctgttaaaatttaTTGGACTTACgaataagtatttaattcatgtTAATTAATCAGTTATACCTAacttttgcatatttttgggtaagtggcttgcaaaaaacaattgaaatttctttctttgagGGCCACATCTAAAAACTCATTTAGATAACTACtgtttgaaaagtgttttttgagaattttgccaaactccccctaagattttttttttcatcatttttttttcctattattttatttgtatttttgctaTCAGCACGAAATTTGGAGTTACGTGTATCAGGTTTATCAGTATCTCACTTCTCGATTTTGTTTTTAGTGGTGTCTATTTGATATTCATCGGTGGCATCTTTGTTTTGGTTCAAATTGGTAACCTCAGTATTAGTGGGAGCAAAAGTATGATAGTTGACTTCTATTGGACATCTTTTGTGGCATTCcttctttttgttaaaattggCTCTTCCAGCTTTGTTACTGTCTTTTGCTATTACGATTAGGATTCCTAACTGGCCAAAAGAATTGTCTGGGTTCAAGTTTCAGTTGGAAGTTTGGAACATGTATATGCTTTGCATTCAGTTTTGAGTTTTTCTTAATGCATATTTCTAATtctatcattttattattagcTCTTGATTTATCGGACTTGTTATTATCATTTATGTCAGCTTCTTTATGGGATTGAGGCTTTGAATGATTTCTTTGTCTCGACCATCTgaagaaattatttttgttgcTTTGGCATCATTTTCTGATATTGTAATATGGCAATATTCTTGTTGGTTATTGACAGGGGATGAAGCTTCTGCCGACTGGTCGAAAGAACTCGCTCGCAATTTTTATATACTCATCTGCTGTGGGTATCAAACTTAAGTCGACTCTCTTTTGACCCCCTCATTTAGATGAAAGACATTATTCAAATACAATCTTTTTTGTCAGGTTGGTTTGGGATCTTTTTTCCTCCGTTACTTACCTGGATTGTGCCGTGCCGTACTTACGGAGATAGGAATCAGTGAAGACATGTACAATCCTGTATGTATGTAAATCTGCTGTGAAGAGAGAATAACTTCATGGTCTTTCATCTAGATCCTTCTTTCTGCatgttattcttttgtttgctgGGAAGACGTTGTTTTAACTGTACATGTGAATGAGTAATTAGTGAACAAAAATCATTGGGGCTTGTTTGACAAACCATTCCCAACtctccatctttttcttttcacttctcccaaaaaaatcaaataaaaaacattctaacttttttatactttttatatcacattaataatattttattactattcaaataaaaaaacctctacaaaacaaaactttttcacttttctataaaacattctcaaattttatatcacatcaatcacttcttaccatacaacacacaaatattctaaaatacaattacttaccaaacaagtccATTGGCTTTGCATTTCTGGTATATAGGAGTTACTTATTTGTCGAcatctttgatttcttttgtttttgtttttgttttttgttgtttttgttttatttacaCGAGTATTTATCTGTTTTACTTGGATACATAAATTGTTGGTTGAGCTTTATTGTGTTGGCTTTGGCTACGGTGGTAGAGAAGTGGGTGTGAATGAGTTAAATCTTATCAATCCAAATGAAATGAGTAAT carries:
- the LOC133864758 gene encoding uncharacterized protein LOC133864758 isoform X1: MRAFSSRNSETMGSANPVRILARILWLLFLVIPARASAAPVTERSLVVAQSNRLQLSSGLPVKNSPGSKPGTSVVCERVHIRGLSRLKNLKKFAHSVKVNVSQKDPSIRIPNPEICFHRNMSLRIGMCPQGQWEKVAKGSWVRSMSPFDNRILDIRTAGSSLENFMVSIEEEFFLYRIICLVLGIVLMSLASSLSKSLVFYYGSAISIGVILVILMILFQGMKLLPTGRKNSLAIFIYSSAVGLGSFFLRYLPGLCRAVLTEIGISEDMYNPLAIFLLAFVALTGAWMGFWVVRKLVLTEEGSVDISTSHFVAWSIRLLAAVMILQGSADPLLAAEALISGIVVSSLLSRICRLRFLRHLYKYDFTIPELNDYLPSSGFQDLLPFHPLRNMVKSPKKKRKRSRMPDSSPFGDSHDENIYKTRSDDNSKFFTPGTKNFTLAPCNSADRGFTRTAPCLLSDSGLYPSTFHATPERKIFSKAEWETFTRGSTEKALEELVSSPDFSNWVIDNAERITVKPSKGRAYRRRKWLFWS
- the LOC133864758 gene encoding uncharacterized protein LOC133864758 isoform X2; translation: MRAFSSRNSETMGSANPVRILARILWLLFLVIPARASAAPVTERSLVVAQSNRLQLSSGLPVKNSPGSKPGTSVVCERVHIRGLSRLKNLKKFAHSVKVNVSQKDPSIRIPNPEICFHRNMSLRIGMCPQGQWEKVAKGSWVRSMSPFDNRILDIRTAGSSLENFMVSIEEEFFLYRIICLVLGIVLMSLASSLSKSLVFYYGSAISIGVILVILMILFQGMKLLPTGRKNSLAIFIYSSAVGLGSFFLRYLPGLCRAVLTEIGISEDMYNPLAIFLLAFVALTGAWMGFWVVRKLVLTEEGSVDISTSHFVAWSIRLLAAVMILQGSADPLLAAEALISGIVVSSLLSRICRLRFLRHLYKNMVKSPKKKRKRSRMPDSSPFGDSHDENIYKTRSDDNSKFFTPGTKNFTLAPCNSADRGFTRTAPCLLSDSGLYPSTFHATPERKIFSKAEWETFTRGSTEKALEELVSSPDFSNWVIDNAERITVKPSKGRAYRRRKWLFWS